AATGATCAGATGTATACTTACTGGACTATTAACGTGTTTTTATTGCTCGTTTGCTACCAAATTGCATTTCGGGGGTACGTTGGATTGCAATGTGTAAATTTATGGTAAAGATACCTTGAGAGGAATCTGGACAAGCTAAAAGCGACGAATCAAATAGAATACGGTGATGTGAGTACTCGAATATAATTGCTTGATAGCCGAATGCGTATTACAGTGATTAACAAGTGAAAAGCTTGTTTTGTCCGCTGTCAAGTTTAGTAATGACTGGTCGTACTGGAAGATACATTTCTAAGAttgtaaataaatgaattatagCATCCTTGACCTCAAATATCTTCAAGGCTGTCTTTGGATGGTCAAGCTTTTCTGGTTCATTGTCAGAGCTGTGGTGATGATCTCAAGTGCTCGAGATGTCAATCGTTGCTACAATTGCTGAATGTGATGTGAGTTTCTTGGTTGTCACTGAAGAATGAAGAGTTGGTACGGTATAGTATATCTTTGTTGTTCAAGCTTCCACTCGTCATCGACACTGAAGAATGAAGAGTTGATACAGTATATCTTTGTTGTTCTTATTGGAATCAAAATTTTCGTTTGTGCTTTCCAGACGCTTGAGTTTCTGCGGTGTTGTTTTACTCTGTGacattaatttatttgatttgttttgtgatttgattagtttgatagTTTTTTTACAATGTAGGCATCTGCAATGGCGAAAGTTTGTATATTGAAGTTATGAGTCATGCAGCCTATGGCCGGCAAACTTGATTTGGTCGAATGTTTATTTGTTGAGCCTGTGTTAGCAGTAGATGGACAACATGAAGCGGAGAAGTAAATTTTGGACAACTATTTTTCGAGTTCTACGTTATTCTGTTGCATGATCTGCttggattttattatcatcttcAGTGGTAAATATTAAATTCCAGCTCCCTGAAacacatttttcttttattatcatgaactaatttttattattattattgttgttagtGTTACTGTTactgttgttgttgttgttgttgttgttagtATTACTATTATTGTTACTATGGAAAAAGGAAACAAACCCTTTAGATGACGGTTCCAATAAAAAGGGATTAATTCGTCCTTCATTGGATGGATCCATAAGCTCATTCATGGAAGAGCGCTCAACTGCTTGCTGGCATTTGAGAGATTGGTGGTTCGAATCCACCTGGATTCTTTTCATTATTACGAACttctgttaaaaatattttttagaggCAACGACTTTGTTGTATTTCTTGTAATTTAACGGGAAACTTCGCTTGCAATTGGAAATGAGGGAAAAAAAGTGCTAGTGCTGAGGGTAATACTGATTAATGGAATTATATAAACCGGACGAAGTCTTAATTGTTGATGAATGATTTTGCTCCTCCTCCGTTTTTGTGCAGCTTTGTGTCCTCAAGAGTTTGTTAATGTCTGTAGTCTAAACTCGTGAATGCCAAATTGGAACTGGAGTCGAGGCTGTGTGCATGGCTTGTAATGATAGGACTTTTTATTTTTgtcttaaaaaaattgaaagggTAAAGAATCATTCaaacttaaaattcaaattctcTGTCAAACTATTAAATTACTTTTTGAGGTAAGATAGAAAAAATCGAACACGaagttaaaatatgatattagaCAGCCTCCCACAATTCCATCTATGTACTTTCTGAATTCTACGGGTGAATTGTATAAAGTAGACGTCGCTGTATTATCCGAAGTCAGCCAGACAGCCTGAGCCACCCACTACTTTTGTCTCGCTTATATTTTCATCAGTATTATCGCTCCCTTCCCCACCCccccaattttttttctctaccGTCAAGAAGTTCGTAGCATTGCTCATGGTCTCCCCACGCTTCTCTTTCCCTTTTATGCTTAGTGATTATGCATATATATTAAACTGAATTTTGGATGAGCCTCAATTATAACATATATGTATGTTCATATAAAACCACTTGAGATTGCGATTTACACCCTTGATCAACAGAGAGCTTGGATTTGCTTGACCATAATATCGTTATTGGAGTGGGGAAgaatttgtttcttgtttttgtttgtttgtttgtttgtttcaagtttttaattaatttatactgTGAAGaatgattttgtgatttatgGGAAAGAAGAAGGCTGTGAAGAAGATAAAAGAGGCAGCGATATCAATAACAGAAGCGGAACCACAGACTACTCCAAGAAAAAGAGGGAGGCCCCGTAAAATTCCAGGAAAAAACGAGGGGATTAAACATGAAGAAAAACCAATACAAATTCAAGAGGTTGGAGGCTGTATTGATTCCAAGAATCCCAAAAACGTCGTAGAAAAAGTAGAAGAAGATGAAGGGTCATCATCAAAATTGAAGAAAGAGCTGCAGCAGGAAGAGGAGCCGCCATTGAAGAAGAGCAGAGCCAAGAAAAAAAGTAAGCCTAAAAGAGCAGCTGAATTTATTTGATACTCTTTTTGCAGCTGATCTGCTTTTAACTTTTTTGGtggtaaattaaaattattgtatAACCTTGGCGATAACAATCACTGACAGTTCAACTTGACTTTGTTTAATGTTTTCTGCTCAAGTATTCAAGTGGTTGCTTCTTCTTGTCCATCTTATCCTTGAAACGTctccatttttttaaagatggagctttaaatatattttttgaagccggtttttttatttttgaattggaATCCAGTATTCCTATTCACTTAACATTTACGCAGCGTTTGGTTGGACGGATTAAGTGTGATAGATTATTTTATCCCACCTAATCCTGCGTTTGgtacgatttttatttaaccagtCCAATCCTTCTCATGAGTGATTAAGTGATATTACgtgtgataaaataatacatcatTCCTCCGTAAGATTATTAATCGCTCCTCTATCCCTACTctctttccaattttacccttcttccTTTACCGCTATTGAACGACCTCGGCTGCCGGACCGCTGTCGCCGCCCTCGTCGGACCTCCGCCACCGCCGGACATACGCCAGACTGCGCCGCCGAACCTTCGCCGGAACGTCATCGCCGCCGCCGGACCGCCGACTTACCGCCGTCGTCGGACCAACGCCGTCGCCGCCACGTCGGCTGCCGGATCCGCCGCCAGACTGCCGGACCGCCGCCGCCAGaatggaagaagaaaaaaagaggaagggcaattttgtcttttcatcaaaaatttcaaaattatcctacacttaaaaatcttaccaaacatacTATCATATATAACATATCTacgacaatcattttctttatcatttacatactaatcattagtttattttatcctgcAACCAAACGTAGCCTTAAAGTTTCCTTTGACGAACATTTTATGCCCCGGACAATACACGACATGAGTATGCGCGTGGGTAATCTTTTCTGTGATGCGGGGTATATGTTTATGACATCTCAAAAAATGTGATATATCttgtatcaaaaaaaaaaaaaatgtgatatATCATATGAAATCATGAGTATGATTGGCACAGTCATGGACTCTTGACTCGCACGTGGACTAAACATAAATTACCGTCCCTTGCTTACTTTTAGTTCCAAGAATTCTCACACCACAACGACAAAACCAATATAACCGATGTTGGGGATGGGGGGCTGTTACAGGATACAAAATTGTTGGCCATTTGAGCCTTTCAATATGCAAAGTCAAGACCCTCGTATCTACGCTAACTTCTCAGCAGCAGATCTGTGACGCCGCTCTTTCTTAAATCGCGATTGGTCTGGATCGAAACCACCTTCTTCAGCCCCATAGGCTGCCCACCTTGGTGTACGGGACATGTAATCTTCACTGGTAAAAGGTTCTCCAGAAGCCACCTTCAGTTAAAGATGATAAATCTCACTAAATCAATGAACAAATACCAACGATAGAAGCCCTTTTCAAGCATACAGAAAAACAAGAACCATTACAAACCAGGTTGTGGAACTTGTCATAATTGATCCATGTGAACCATTCGCCGTCAACCTTAAATTTGCTCACTTTGCCCAAAAGAACACAACATGAATGCTCGTGCTCACAAGCAACTTCGTATGCACCATTGCTTTTTTGGGCCAATGCTTCCGAAAACTTCTTCACATCAGAATGCCAAGGAACATTCTCCATTGTTAATTTTGAAGTTGCGGACCTGTGATAGAGTTACCAAAATCATGCAAACAAAAAATCTTTAATTAAGTTTTGGATGAGATACAAGAATAGAAAGAACGCAACATACGATCCACAATAAGTCACGCCTTTGATCTCAATAAAATCAGGATTTCCAAGATCAAAAAGGCTAGAATAGGCATCTATATCCTCAGTGTTCCATCCTTTGACAAGTGTCAGGCGGTAGACAGTTCGCTGTTGCTTCTCTCTGAGAGCTTTCAGGGAATGCTGACATTAATTGACAACATCTTATTCAGATACGTCTAGATGGAAAGAAAGACTAAAGAGTGAAACCGCTCATTCactaatttcacagaataaggGATCCCATTAGTTCGTTGGGCACATCTAGACAAAATGCTTGAAGAAACTCCATTAGTTCATTTTTAATTGGTTTCAACCCATGCTATTTAGGGCACCTTAGGTGACTTGTTTGGGTTAAGAATTGGTATTCAAATGAGGTGTcgattttacgtttttgaaAGATTGGTTGCAGAGGTGTCTTGTCCTTCGGTAGTACATTTAATTTCAATTACCGAatttgtttcttaaaaaaacaacacaagaAAAAAAGATACTCACTACAAATCGCTCCCAGAAGTCACCAAAAAGTGGTCTATCAATGGCCTTCAAGCTATCCTTCGTTGCAGCATCTACACTAACATACAACTGCAATAGTAACTCATTAAACATCGCATTCCAAAATCTAGTGCtcctcaagaaaaaaaaatgctaGCTATCAGTAAGAAAAAAAATGCTAGCTACATACTGATCACCAACACAAATACAATTTGCTTACCTGTGTGATAGGTTTTAACATCTCAATCCTTTCAGGAAACTGTGCATTTGTTACCAGAAAAGTTGATATTCGCCGACGGTGAAGCTCATCAACAAGTGCATTAATCTCAGGATACATGATTGGTTCACCAACAAGTGATAATGCACAGTGTCTTGGTGAAAGACCTTCAGACAAACGATCTGCTTTAACCCCTGTGGACATAGATGACTGTGGTCAATTTTCAGTAAATAGACAGCTAGCTAAAAGCCTCACACCCTCTAGAAATCTTGATAACATAACTCGGTGTCTAGCAAGACAAAGAAAGTACTAGATGCAACAGGATCTAGTGAACAACCGAAACCTTTAAAGTGGCGAACAACATGATGGGCATAAATATACTTATTCAAAATGAAATTCTACagctatatgtatatataactCAATGTCTAGTAAGACAGAAAGTAGTAGATGCAAAAGTTTATAACACAATATTGTTTTTACGAGAAAGAGATAGAATACAAGGTCTCATAATAACCTACCTGGAACCCCTTTCATTTGTCGTATCATTTTTGTATGAAGATCAATAGCAGTGTCAACAATTACCAATGGATCATCCATCTTCCATCGCCAGCTTTTCCCTACAGGATTCGTGTGATGTCTCCAGCAAAAAACGCATTTGTTTGCACAAGCCAAACTTGGTGTTGCTTCCATGCACCTAGAAAGATGCAAATACCACTGTTACTATCTCGATACATATTAATCAGTTATAAAGCTTAACTCAGCATGAATAACTATGGCTAAAAAACAAACAAGTAAAATATACCATAGACGGTTACAATTTTCCACACCTGTGACTCTCGATTCCATAAAATGAATGCTTATAGCAACCTCCACGCCCTCTAAGTTGAGACTTGGTCCATCTACAAAGTTTAACTCCACTATGAGAGCCAATTATTTTATAACCCTGCATGCAGTCTCTCACTAGTCAAAAtaaacatgaaaaattattaaataaaaactgaaaaataattaaaaaccatggataTTGATTAAACGGTCAAGTGAAAATATTAGAACAATATTAGCAAACTAGGCTGCCTTAGTTCTAAGATAACATGTAGTCCACTCTGCAGAAAGCCCCAGGAGTCCTTCAGGCTCAATTGATTCTTGCAGGAGCCATAGCGTGCACATTCAAGTTATTGGTATAGGTTGGAATATAACTGTTTAATTCTCAAAGAATACGAGACATACTTTCAGCGTTTGCATTAACTTGAATATCAGTCTAAAACTAACCTTGGGCTTGCAAAAATTACAGGATATGAACAGATTCTAAGCAACATCAA
This window of the Primulina huaijiensis isolate GDHJ02 unplaced genomic scaffold, ASM1229523v2 scaffold20025, whole genome shotgun sequence genome carries:
- the LOC140966089 gene encoding S-adenosyl-L-methionine-dependent tRNA 4-demethylwyosine synthase-like isoform X2 translates to MSPPTRLALLTLLSTSATLYFIYKSRHRRLLTRLLKEPSIQSSSSSPSKRGKLFFLSQTNTSKTLARRLHALLTLNDIPFDFVDPKDYEPEDLCKESLVVIVASTWENGGPPQNGSFLVNWLTESADDFRVGALALKDCKYAVFGVGSRSYAATYNDVARGVSEKLRKLGATEIVELGEGDRDEEDLDEVFDGWSGRVVGVLKGLRGENRGHFENGEVGGQIEGEVEFSDSEQEDDSESGVVDLEDIAGKGPSRKSMMGTTVNGKVNVEVVNGEKEMVTPVIRASLQKQGYKIIGSHSGVKLCRWTKSQLRGRGGCYKHSFYGIESHRCMEATPSLACANKCVFCWRHHTNPVGKSWRWKMDDPLVIVDTAIDLHTKMIRQMKGVPGVKADRLSEGLSPRHCALSLVGEPIMYPEINALVDELHRRRISTFLVTNAQFPERIEMLKPITQLYVSVDAATKDSLKAIDRPLFGDFWERFVHSLKALREKQQRTVYRLTLVKGWNTEDIDAYSSLFDLGNPDFIEIKGVTYCGSSATSKLTMENVPWHSDVKKFSEALAQKSNGAYEVACEHEHSCCVLLGKVSKFKVDGEWFTWINYDKFHNLVASGEPFTSEDYMSRTPRWAAYGAEEGGFDPDQSRFKKERRHRSAAEKLA
- the LOC140966089 gene encoding S-adenosyl-L-methionine-dependent tRNA 4-demethylwyosine synthase-like isoform X1, encoding MSPPTRLALLTLLSTSATLYFIYKSRHRRLLTRLLKEPSIQSSSSSPSKRGKLFFLSQTNTSKTLARRLHALLTLNDIPFDFVDPKDYEPEDLCKESLVVIVASTWENGGPPQNGSFLVNWLTESADDFRVGALALKDCKYAVFGVGSRSYAATYNDVARGVSEKLRKLGATEIVELGEGDRDEEDLDEVFDGWSGRVVGVLKGLRGENRGHFENGEVGGQIEGEVEFSDSEQEDDSESGVVDLEDIAGKGPSRKSMMGTTVNGKVNVEVVNGEKEMVTPVIRASLQKQGYKIIGSHSGVKLCRWTKSQLRGRGGCYKHSFYGIESHRCMEATPSLACANKCVFCWRHHTNPVGKSWRWKMDDPLVIVDTAIDLHTKMIRQMKGVPGVKADRLSEGLSPRHCALSLVGEPIMYPEINALVDELHRRRISTFLVTNAQFPERIEMLKPITQLYVSVDAATKDSLKAIDRPLFGDFWERFVHSLKALREKQQRTVYRLTLVKGWNTEDIDAYSSLFDLGNPDFIEIKGVTYCGSYVASATSKLTMENVPWHSDVKKFSEALAQKSNGAYEVACEHEHSCCVLLGKVSKFKVDGEWFTWINYDKFHNLVASGEPFTSEDYMSRTPRWAAYGAEEGGFDPDQSRFKKERRHRSAAEKLA